One Tenrec ecaudatus isolate mTenEca1 chromosome 12, mTenEca1.hap1, whole genome shotgun sequence DNA segment encodes these proteins:
- the BHLHE23 gene encoding class E basic helix-loop-helix protein 23 gives MAELKSPPADAFCALSHGHAGLAFGAGRGPETARGYRAPELGGELPATPAPRAESSGEQSGDEEDVPGRPRRQRRGPGEADERRRPREQRSLRLSINARERRRMHDLNDALDGLRAVIPYAHSPSVRKLSKIATLLLAKNYILMQAQALDEMRRLVGFLHQGQGLAAPVAAAPPAPFAQAAVYPFSAGATLGPRPDKCAAFPGTPSALCKHCSDKP, from the coding sequence ATGGCCGAGCTGAAGTCACCGCCCGCGGACGCATTCTGCGCGCTCAGCCACGGTCACGCGGGCCTCGCcttcggggcggggcggggacccGAGACGGCCCGCGGCTACCGCGCGCCGGAGCTGGGGGGCGAGCTACCTGCGACGCCCGCGCCTCGGGCCGAGAGCAGCGGCGAGCAGAGCGGCGACGAGGAGGATGTGCCCGGGCGGCCGCGGCGGCAGCGACGCGGGCCCGGGGAGGCGGACGAGCGACGGCGGCCCCGCGAGCAGCGCTCGCTGCGGCTGAGCATCAACGCCCGCGAGCGGCGGCGCATGCACGACCTGAACGACGCGCTGGACGGGCTGCGCGCTGTCATCCCCTACGCGCACAGCCCCTCGGTGCGCAAGCTCTCCAAGATCGCCACGCTGCTGCTGGCCAAGAACTACATCCTCATGCAGGCGCAGGCCCTGGACGAGATGCGGCGCCTCGTGGGCTTCCTCCACCAGGGCCAGGGCCTGGCCGCGCCCGTGGCCGCCGCGCCGCCGGCGCCCTTCGCGCAGGCGGCCGTGTACCCCTTCTCGGCGGGAGCCACGCTGGGACCGCGCCCGGACAAGTGCGCCGCCTTCCCTGGGACGCCCTCGGCGCTCTGCAAACACTGCAGCGACAAGCCCTGa